A genomic region of Sander vitreus isolate 19-12246 chromosome 11, sanVit1, whole genome shotgun sequence contains the following coding sequences:
- the LOC144525385 gene encoding immunoglobulin-like domain-containing receptor 1 isoform X2: MGNMILMALLLAHLPTELLSMQVTVPETQRSTTLFASVIIRCDYSTSANLQDVLVTWRYKSFCKDPVLEYYSTAFQASLQLGQDPTNDCPDSQRTLRTVIQKRGTNEPILSSDYRERKITIQNKADLVISEVMWWDNGVYFCTIDAAGDTTGDSDKEVKLIVYNWLTVLLIIIGALLLIMLFCICCCQCCPQKCCCYVRCPCCPQTCCCPEKVVMQHRMIREAQKAMAPWMNGQPIYAPISSNASSQGVPMLYSGSYLDYPTKQNYAMAPMQLSPMALQHQPPPPPPPHHVNGSVHGNNRGTGQVLDYLENQPQLQPQLAPQAVPYTPGPPSMLSALDEMGVRGLERRVITLPPIIQRVPSFSSRREPGGGDRARGGPRISSQSSGSTNRSGGGHHRDSRGYRDASPPRRGILRDNSDDSEWENRGARAPHRSSRNERGGSAGSRGGGSRPRTRSRDDLMEELHSRGSRREKSYSPPQRRKGSWSSDEEEDSRRRKGGKGKDWPENPPSYFSIETQPGRSRRNYEHLSDRSSRSGTSVVI, from the exons ATGGGAAATATGATCCTGATGGCGCTTCTGCTGGCTCACCTCCCAACAG AGCTGCTGTCTATGCAGGTGACGGTTCCAGAGACGCAGAGGAGTACGACTCTGTTTGCCTCTGTGATCATTCGCTGTGACTATTCCACTTCGGCGAACCTTCAGGATGTCCTGGTCACCTGGAGGTACAAGTCCTTCTGTAAAGATCCGGTGCTGGAGTATTACTCCACAG CCTTTCAGGCCTCTCTGCAGCTGGGTCAGGACCCCACCAATGACTGCCCGGACAGCCAGCGAACACTCCGCACAGTGATCCAGAAGAGGGGCACTAATGAGCCCATACTGAGTTCAGACTACAGAGAGCGCAAAATTACCATTCAAAACA AGGCTGACCTGGTCATCAGTGAGGTGATGTGGTGGGATAACGGCGTGTATTTCTGCACCATCGACGCTGCCGGTGACACGACGGGCGACTCGGATAAAGAAGTCAAACTCATCGTGTATA ACTGGCTGACCGTCCTGTTAATCATCATCGGTGCTCTCCTGCTCATCATGCTCTTCTGCATATGTTGCTGTCAGTGCTGCCCACAGAAGTGCTGCTGCTACGTCCGCTGCCCGTGTTGTCCACAGACATGCTGCTGCCCAGAGAAAG TTGTGATGCAGCACAGGATGATCCGAGAGGCTCAGAAGGCTATGGCTCCTTGGATGAATGGTCAACCCATTTACGCTCCCATTAGCTCCAACGCCTCCTCCCAGGGCGTCCCCATGCTGTACTCGG GCTCATACTTGGACTACCCCACCAAACAAAACTATGCCATGGCTCCCATGCAGCTGTCCCCCATGGCCCTGCAGCATCAGccgccgcctcctcctcctccacaccaTGTGAACGGCAGTGTGCACGGCAACAACCGCGGCACCGGCCAGGTGTTGGACTACCTGGAGAACCAG CCTCAACTTCAGCCTCAGCTGGCTCCTCAAGCCGTTCCCTACACACCGGGGCCACCTAGTATGTTGTCGGCCCTGGATGAGATGGGGGTGAGAGGGCTGGAGAGAAGGGTGATCACCCTGCCTCCTATAATCCAGCGTGTACCCAGCTTTTCCTCACGCAGGGAGCCTGGAGGTGGAGACAGAGCCAGAGGTGGGCCCAGGATATCCAGCCAGTCCAGTGGGAGTACAAACCGGTCTGGAGGAGGTCACCACCGCGACAGTCGTGGCTATAGAGATGCTTCTCCTCCCAGACGGGGGATCTTGCGTGATAACAGCGATGACTCCGAATGGGAGAACAGGGGTGCAAGAGCGCCACACAGGAGTTCGAGGAATGAGAGAGGAGGCTCGGCTGGGAGTAGAGGAGGCGGATCCAGGCCGCGTACTCGTAGTCGTGACGACCTGATGGAGGAGCTGCACAGCAGAGGATCTCGGAGGGAGAAGAGCTATTCCCCTCCTCAGCGTCGCAAAGGATCCTGGAGCTCagatgaggaggaagacagCAGGAGAAGGAAAGGTGGTAAAGGGAAGGATTGGCCAGAGAATCCCCCCAGCTACTTCTCCATTGAGACCCAGCCTGGACGCAGCCGCAGGAACTACGAGCACCTTTCT GATAGAAGCTCCCGTAGCGGCACCAGCGTAGTCATCTGA
- the LOC144525384 gene encoding immunoglobulin-like domain-containing receptor 2 isoform X1, with product MNFYRLAILLGASVCVCDGVHVTVREKRRFAMLFQSVVLPCQYQTASTQTPVVQWWYKSYCRDRTRESFTLSESLGVKSSELGATSHLECSDSGRTVRVVASVQGASMTLAEHYKGRDIAIVNKADLRIGELQWGDSGVYFCKVVIANDLEGKNEAQLELLVLGRTGQQDDLLPEFDVEFMPEWAFVGSVVLGSVLFLLLMGICWCQCCPHSCCCYVRCCCCPDTCCCPRHLYEAGKMAKSGPPAQVVYPYYIPGVPAGIPLVPSSHVEPNIASIPSVENNLAGARSGYRLKASTDQDSMKVLYFIEKELGQFPSSKMAALKPSSLSELSSLHDGGNTDFRHTYQTVQMKALPPITDLDDQSVLRAAPHTQSRRSRRDRGNHSDDELDRRWNPRSEHLQRKTLSRRGRTGSLDELEDFARSYGSRGRRAEPPDRAYEQDYSPPRRFYRDEDDGWGRRSPSPLPQKRRDTWDSDRPCRPPQSKGYDDAFLRSVLDSKARGRGGDSGTCRMDEDSDTPSKGSSRGKGSDSYYSRSPSNRPEEEDPLPPYSEAERYRRADPTTDRYRTVELPRSERYRTTEPAMRPFCYTRPHQGTSHTLQGGREERDRSRNLSTALSRGSLIV from the exons ATGAACTTTTACCGGCTTGCTATTTTACTGGGAGCATCAG tgtgtgtgtgcgatggTGTGCATGTCACAGTGCGGGAGAAGCGGCGGTTTGCGATGCTCTTCCAGTCCGTGGTCCTCCCGTGTCAGTACCAAACAGCCTCCACTCAGACCCCGGTGGTCCAGTGGTGGTACAAGTCCTACTGTCGAGACCGCACACGAGAGTCCTTCACCCTGTCCGAGAGTCTGGGCGTCAAGTCCTCCGAGCTGGGAGCCACGTCCCACCTGGAGTGCTCCGACAGCGGCCGCACAGTTCGAGTTGTGGCCTCGGTGCAGGGAGCCTCTATGACGCTGGCTGAGCACTACAAAGGAAGAGACATCGCCATTGTTAACA AAGCAGATCTACGTATTGGGGAGCTGCAGTGGGGCGACAGTGGAGTGTACTTCTGTAAAGTCGTCATTGCCAATGATCTGGAGGGGAAGAATGAAGCCCAGCTGGAGTTACTGGTGCTCG GCAGGACAGGTCAGCAGGACGATCTCCTACCTGAGTTTGATGTGGAGTTTATGCCAG AGTGGGCGTTTGTGGGATCTGTAGTCCTGGGCAGTGTCTTGTTCCTGTTATTGATGGGGATCTGCTGGTGCCAGTGTTGTCCTCACTCCTGCTGCTGCTATGTccgttgctgctgctgtcctgACACCTGCTGCTGTCCACGACACC TGTACGAGGCAGGGAAGATGGCAAAGAGTGGACCGCCTGCTCAGGTTGTGTATCCCTACTACATTCCTGGTGTTCCTGCTGGTATTCCTCTTGTCCCTTCATCCCATGTGGAGCCAAATATCGCCTCTATCCCCTCAGTGGAGAATAACCTGGCAGGAG CACGCAGTGGTTATCGACTGAAAGCCAGTACAGACCAGGACTCAATGAAAGTTCTGTACTTCATAGAGAAGGAGCTGGGTCAGTTTCCCTCTTCCAAGATGGCTGCACTTAAAC CCAGTAGCCTCTCAGAGCTGAGCTCTCTTCATGATGGAGGAAACACAGACTTCAGACACACCTATCAGACGGTGCAGATGAAGGCACTCCCGCCCATCACAGACCTAGATGACCAGTCAGTGCTGAGAGCAGCTCCACATACACAGAGTCGAAGGTCCAGACGGGACAGAGGCAACCACTCAGATGACGAGCTCGACAGAAG GTGGAACCCGCGCTCAGAGCACCTGCAGAGGAAGACGTTGAGCAGAAGAGGGCGCACCGGCTCCCTGGACGAGCTAGAGGATTTCGCCCGGTCTTACGGCTCCCGGGGTCGTCGTGCTGAGCCTCCAGACCGGGCCTACGAGCAGGATTACAGCCCTCCCAGGCGTTTCTACAGAGATGAAGATGATGGCTGGGGCCGTCGCAGCCCCTCACCTTTACCACAGAAGAGAAGGGATACATGGGACAGTGATCGTCCCTGTCGACCACCCCAAAGCAAAGGATACGACGACGCCTTCCTCAGGAGTGTGTTGGACAGCAAGGCCAGGGGGCGGGGAGGGGACAGTGGTACCTGTAGAATGGACGAGGACAGTGACACTCCCTCTAAAGGCAGCTCCAGAGGAAAGGGCAGCGATAGTTACTACAGCCGGTCGCCTAGCAACCGTCCAGAAGAGGAGGACCCTTTGCCTCCGTACTCTGAGGCGGAGCGGTACCGCAGGGCTGACCCAACCACCGACCGGTACCGCACTGTAGAGCTTCCCAGATCAGAGCGTTACAGGACCACTGAACCAGCCATGAGGCCTTTCTGTTACACCCGCCCCCACCAGGGAACATCCCATACACTACAGGGGGGccgagaggagagagacaggagcCGAAACCTG AGCACTGCACTGAGCAGAGGCTCTCTCATAGTGTGA
- the LOC144525385 gene encoding immunoglobulin-like domain-containing receptor 1 isoform X1 — protein sequence MGNMILMALLLAHLPTELLSMQVTVPETQRSTTLFASVIIRCDYSTSANLQDVLVTWRYKSFCKDPVLEYYSTAFQASLQLGQDPTNDCPDSQRTLRTVIQKRGTNEPILSSDYRERKITIQNKADLVISEVMWWDNGVYFCTIDAAGDTTGDSDKEVKLIVYNWLTVLLIIIGALLLIMLFCICCCQCCPQKCCCYVRCPCCPQTCCCPEKVVMQHRMIREAQKAMAPWMNGQPIYAPISSNASSQGVPMLYSGSYLDYPTKQNYAMAPMQLSPMALQHQPPPPPPPHHVNGSVHGNNRGTGQVLDYLENQVRGLDVGAHQMAPHAHQNMLPLQPQLQPQLAPQAVPYTPGPPSMLSALDEMGVRGLERRVITLPPIIQRVPSFSSRREPGGGDRARGGPRISSQSSGSTNRSGGGHHRDSRGYRDASPPRRGILRDNSDDSEWENRGARAPHRSSRNERGGSAGSRGGGSRPRTRSRDDLMEELHSRGSRREKSYSPPQRRKGSWSSDEEEDSRRRKGGKGKDWPENPPSYFSIETQPGRSRRNYEHLSDRSSRSGTSVVI from the exons ATGGGAAATATGATCCTGATGGCGCTTCTGCTGGCTCACCTCCCAACAG AGCTGCTGTCTATGCAGGTGACGGTTCCAGAGACGCAGAGGAGTACGACTCTGTTTGCCTCTGTGATCATTCGCTGTGACTATTCCACTTCGGCGAACCTTCAGGATGTCCTGGTCACCTGGAGGTACAAGTCCTTCTGTAAAGATCCGGTGCTGGAGTATTACTCCACAG CCTTTCAGGCCTCTCTGCAGCTGGGTCAGGACCCCACCAATGACTGCCCGGACAGCCAGCGAACACTCCGCACAGTGATCCAGAAGAGGGGCACTAATGAGCCCATACTGAGTTCAGACTACAGAGAGCGCAAAATTACCATTCAAAACA AGGCTGACCTGGTCATCAGTGAGGTGATGTGGTGGGATAACGGCGTGTATTTCTGCACCATCGACGCTGCCGGTGACACGACGGGCGACTCGGATAAAGAAGTCAAACTCATCGTGTATA ACTGGCTGACCGTCCTGTTAATCATCATCGGTGCTCTCCTGCTCATCATGCTCTTCTGCATATGTTGCTGTCAGTGCTGCCCACAGAAGTGCTGCTGCTACGTCCGCTGCCCGTGTTGTCCACAGACATGCTGCTGCCCAGAGAAAG TTGTGATGCAGCACAGGATGATCCGAGAGGCTCAGAAGGCTATGGCTCCTTGGATGAATGGTCAACCCATTTACGCTCCCATTAGCTCCAACGCCTCCTCCCAGGGCGTCCCCATGCTGTACTCGG GCTCATACTTGGACTACCCCACCAAACAAAACTATGCCATGGCTCCCATGCAGCTGTCCCCCATGGCCCTGCAGCATCAGccgccgcctcctcctcctccacaccaTGTGAACGGCAGTGTGCACGGCAACAACCGCGGCACCGGCCAGGTGTTGGACTACCTGGAGAACCAGGTGAGGGGACTGGATGTTGGAGCACATCAAATGGCTCCACACGCTCACCAAAATATGCTCCCATTGCAGCCTCAACTTCAGCCTCAGCTGGCTCCTCAAGCCGTTCCCTACACACCGGGGCCACCTAGTATGTTGTCGGCCCTGGATGAGATGGGGGTGAGAGGGCTGGAGAGAAGGGTGATCACCCTGCCTCCTATAATCCAGCGTGTACCCAGCTTTTCCTCACGCAGGGAGCCTGGAGGTGGAGACAGAGCCAGAGGTGGGCCCAGGATATCCAGCCAGTCCAGTGGGAGTACAAACCGGTCTGGAGGAGGTCACCACCGCGACAGTCGTGGCTATAGAGATGCTTCTCCTCCCAGACGGGGGATCTTGCGTGATAACAGCGATGACTCCGAATGGGAGAACAGGGGTGCAAGAGCGCCACACAGGAGTTCGAGGAATGAGAGAGGAGGCTCGGCTGGGAGTAGAGGAGGCGGATCCAGGCCGCGTACTCGTAGTCGTGACGACCTGATGGAGGAGCTGCACAGCAGAGGATCTCGGAGGGAGAAGAGCTATTCCCCTCCTCAGCGTCGCAAAGGATCCTGGAGCTCagatgaggaggaagacagCAGGAGAAGGAAAGGTGGTAAAGGGAAGGATTGGCCAGAGAATCCCCCCAGCTACTTCTCCATTGAGACCCAGCCTGGACGCAGCCGCAGGAACTACGAGCACCTTTCT GATAGAAGCTCCCGTAGCGGCACCAGCGTAGTCATCTGA
- the LOC144525384 gene encoding immunoglobulin-like domain-containing receptor 2 isoform X3: protein MNFYRLAILLGASVCVCDGVHVTVREKRRFAMLFQSVVLPCQYQTASTQTPVVQWWYKSYCRDRTRESFTLSESLGVKSSELGATSHLECSDSGRTVRVVASVQGASMTLAEHYKGRDIAIVNKADLRIGELQWGDSGVYFCKVVIANDLEGKNEAQLELLVLGRTGQQDDLLPEFDVEFMPEWAFVGSVVLGSVLFLLLMGICWCQCCPHSCCCYVRCCCCPDTCCCPRHLYEAGKMAKSGPPAQVVYPYYIPGVPAGIPLVPSSHVEPNIASIPSVENNLAGASSLSELSSLHDGGNTDFRHTYQTVQMKALPPITDLDDQSVLRAAPHTQSRRSRRDRGNHSDDELDRRWNPRSEHLQRKTLSRRGRTGSLDELEDFARSYGSRGRRAEPPDRAYEQDYSPPRRFYRDEDDGWGRRSPSPLPQKRRDTWDSDRPCRPPQSKGYDDAFLRSVLDSKARGRGGDSGTCRMDEDSDTPSKGSSRGKGSDSYYSRSPSNRPEEEDPLPPYSEAERYRRADPTTDRYRTVELPRSERYRTTEPAMRPFCYTRPHQGTSHTLQGGREERDRSRNLSTALSRGSLIV, encoded by the exons ATGAACTTTTACCGGCTTGCTATTTTACTGGGAGCATCAG tgtgtgtgtgcgatggTGTGCATGTCACAGTGCGGGAGAAGCGGCGGTTTGCGATGCTCTTCCAGTCCGTGGTCCTCCCGTGTCAGTACCAAACAGCCTCCACTCAGACCCCGGTGGTCCAGTGGTGGTACAAGTCCTACTGTCGAGACCGCACACGAGAGTCCTTCACCCTGTCCGAGAGTCTGGGCGTCAAGTCCTCCGAGCTGGGAGCCACGTCCCACCTGGAGTGCTCCGACAGCGGCCGCACAGTTCGAGTTGTGGCCTCGGTGCAGGGAGCCTCTATGACGCTGGCTGAGCACTACAAAGGAAGAGACATCGCCATTGTTAACA AAGCAGATCTACGTATTGGGGAGCTGCAGTGGGGCGACAGTGGAGTGTACTTCTGTAAAGTCGTCATTGCCAATGATCTGGAGGGGAAGAATGAAGCCCAGCTGGAGTTACTGGTGCTCG GCAGGACAGGTCAGCAGGACGATCTCCTACCTGAGTTTGATGTGGAGTTTATGCCAG AGTGGGCGTTTGTGGGATCTGTAGTCCTGGGCAGTGTCTTGTTCCTGTTATTGATGGGGATCTGCTGGTGCCAGTGTTGTCCTCACTCCTGCTGCTGCTATGTccgttgctgctgctgtcctgACACCTGCTGCTGTCCACGACACC TGTACGAGGCAGGGAAGATGGCAAAGAGTGGACCGCCTGCTCAGGTTGTGTATCCCTACTACATTCCTGGTGTTCCTGCTGGTATTCCTCTTGTCCCTTCATCCCATGTGGAGCCAAATATCGCCTCTATCCCCTCAGTGGAGAATAACCTGGCAGGAG CCAGTAGCCTCTCAGAGCTGAGCTCTCTTCATGATGGAGGAAACACAGACTTCAGACACACCTATCAGACGGTGCAGATGAAGGCACTCCCGCCCATCACAGACCTAGATGACCAGTCAGTGCTGAGAGCAGCTCCACATACACAGAGTCGAAGGTCCAGACGGGACAGAGGCAACCACTCAGATGACGAGCTCGACAGAAG GTGGAACCCGCGCTCAGAGCACCTGCAGAGGAAGACGTTGAGCAGAAGAGGGCGCACCGGCTCCCTGGACGAGCTAGAGGATTTCGCCCGGTCTTACGGCTCCCGGGGTCGTCGTGCTGAGCCTCCAGACCGGGCCTACGAGCAGGATTACAGCCCTCCCAGGCGTTTCTACAGAGATGAAGATGATGGCTGGGGCCGTCGCAGCCCCTCACCTTTACCACAGAAGAGAAGGGATACATGGGACAGTGATCGTCCCTGTCGACCACCCCAAAGCAAAGGATACGACGACGCCTTCCTCAGGAGTGTGTTGGACAGCAAGGCCAGGGGGCGGGGAGGGGACAGTGGTACCTGTAGAATGGACGAGGACAGTGACACTCCCTCTAAAGGCAGCTCCAGAGGAAAGGGCAGCGATAGTTACTACAGCCGGTCGCCTAGCAACCGTCCAGAAGAGGAGGACCCTTTGCCTCCGTACTCTGAGGCGGAGCGGTACCGCAGGGCTGACCCAACCACCGACCGGTACCGCACTGTAGAGCTTCCCAGATCAGAGCGTTACAGGACCACTGAACCAGCCATGAGGCCTTTCTGTTACACCCGCCCCCACCAGGGAACATCCCATACACTACAGGGGGGccgagaggagagagacaggagcCGAAACCTG AGCACTGCACTGAGCAGAGGCTCTCTCATAGTGTGA
- the me3 gene encoding NADP-dependent malic enzyme, mitochondrial, with protein MNSLPGKAVLSLCRRTAAAGGMRVFAGSPGHPAGGMPADRASLPAVRVCHTGTGRKGSVSTKKRGYDITRNPHLNKGMAFTLEERLQLGIHGLLPPCFLSQDVQVLRVMKSYETRINPLDKYILLMTLQDRNEKLFYRLLTSDIEEFMPIVYTPTVGLACQQYGLAFRRPRGLFITIHDKGHIATVLNSWPEEDIKAIVVTDGERILGLGDLGSYGMGIPVGKLALYTACGGVRPQQCLPVLLDVGTDNQTLLDDPLYIGLKHKRIRGKEYDELVDEFMQAVTDKYGMNCLIQFEDFANTNAFRILNKYRNRYCTFNDDIQGTASVAVAGILAALKITKNKLLDHTFVFQGAGEAALGIAHLLMMAMAKQGLSREEAAKKIWLVDSKGLIVKGRGHLNHEKEEFAHDHPHVKTLEEVVHTIKPTAIIGVAAITGAFTEKIIKDMASFNERPIIFALSNPTSKAECTAEQCYTLTEGRGIFASGSPFNKVTLADGRTFYPGQGNNAYVFPGVALGVIACGVRHISDDVFLTTAEAIADMVTEENLAEGRLYPPLNTIREVSFKIAVKIVNHAYKHNMASLYPEPKDKEAFVLSHIYSPDYDSFTLDTYSWPQDSMNVQDV; from the exons ATGAACTCCCTCCCAGGAAAAGCCGTTCTGTCTCTGTGCAGGCGCACGGCAGCAGCGGGCGGGATGAGGGTCTTTGCCGGTTCGCCGGGTCACCCCGCTGGGGGCATGCCCGCCGACAGGGCCTCTCTCCCGGCTGTGCGCGTCTGCCACACCGGGACGGGTCGCAAGGGCAGCGTTAGCACCAAGAAGAGGGGCTACGACATCACCAGAAACCCACACCTCAACAAG GGAATGGCATTCACCCTGGAGGAGCGCTTACAACTGGGCATACACGGCCTGCTGCCCCCCTGCTTCCTCTCCCAGGATGTGCAAGTGCTGCGTGTCATGAAGAGCTATGAAACACGCATCAATCCTCTGGACAA gTACATCCTGCTGATGACGCTCCAGGACAGAAACGAGAAGTTGTTCTACCGTTTGCTGACCTCTGACATCGAGGAGTTCATGCCCATCGTGTACACTCCCACTGTCGGCCTGGCGTGCCAACAGTATGGACTCGCCTTCAGGAGACCACG AGGACTTTTCATCACCATCCATGATAAAGGCCACATTGCCACCGTGCTCAACTCCTGGCCTGAAGAAGACataaag GCCATTGTGGTGACAGACGGGGAGCGTATCCTCGGCCTGGGTGACCTGGGAAGCTATGGAATGGGTATTCCTGTTGGGAAGCTGGCGCTCTACACAGCCTGTGGAGGTGTTCGGCCACAGCAGTGTCTCCCTGTGCTGCTGGACGTTGGCACTGACAACCAG ACGCTGCTCGACGACCCCCTGTACATCGGACTGAAGCACAAGAGAATCAGAGGAAAGGAGTATGACGAGCTGGTCGACGAGTTCATGCAGGCAGTGACAGACAA GTACGGGATGAACTGTCTGATACAGTTTGAGGATTTTGCCAACACCAATGCTTTTCGCATCCTCAACAAATACAGGAATCGATACTGCACCTTCAACGACGACATTCAAG gcaCGGCCTCAGTAGCTGTTGCCGGGATCTTAGCTGCTCTGAAGATCACCAAGAACAAACTCTTAGACCACACCTTTGTTTTCCAGGGGGCGGGTGAG gcTGCTCTTGGTATTGCTCATCTGCTCATGATGGCCATGGCCAAACAGGGATTAAGTAGAGAAGAAGCTGCCAAGAAGATCTGGTTGGTTGATTCAAAAGGTCTCATTGTAAAG GGAAGAGGCCATCTTAACCACGAGAAAGAGGAGTTTGCTCACGATCACCCACATGTGAAGACCCTGGAGGAGGTGGTACACACCATCAAACCCACCGCGATCATAG GAGTGGCTGCTATCACAGGAGCATTTACTGAGAAGATTATCAAAGACATGGCATCCTTCAATGAAAGACCGATCATCTTTGCCCTGAGTAATCCCACCAGCAAGGCAGAGTGCACAGCAGAGCAGTGCTACACGCTCACAGAG GGCCGTGGCATCTTTGCCAGTGGAAGTCCGTTCAACAAGGTGACGCTGGCTGATGGACGCACCTTCTACCCCGGCCAGGGAAACAACGCCTACGTCTTCCCTGGAGTCGCTTTGGGCGTTATTGCCTGTGGAGTGCGACACATATCTGACGACGTCTTCCTCACCACAGCCGAG GCGATAGCTGACATGGTAACCGAGGAGAACCTGGCCGAGGGAAGACTTTATCCTCCTCTCAACACCATAAGAGAGGTGTCCTTCAAGATTGCAGTTAAG ATTGTCAACCATGCATACAAACACAACATGGCTTCGCTGTACCCTGAACCGAAAGACAAGGAGGCGTTTGTGCTGTCTCACATCTACAGTCCAGATTACGACTCCTTCACTCTGGACACATACAGCTGGCCACAGGACTCCATGAACGTCCAGGATGTGTGA
- the LOC144525384 gene encoding immunoglobulin-like domain-containing receptor 2 isoform X2, with protein MNFYRLAILLGASVCVCDGVHVTVREKRRFAMLFQSVVLPCQYQTASTQTPVVQWWYKSYCRDRTRESFTLSESLGVKSSELGATSHLECSDSGRTVRVVASVQGASMTLAEHYKGRDIAIVNKADLRIGELQWGDSGVYFCKVVIANDLEGKNEAQLELLVLEWAFVGSVVLGSVLFLLLMGICWCQCCPHSCCCYVRCCCCPDTCCCPRHLYEAGKMAKSGPPAQVVYPYYIPGVPAGIPLVPSSHVEPNIASIPSVENNLAGARSGYRLKASTDQDSMKVLYFIEKELGQFPSSKMAALKPSSLSELSSLHDGGNTDFRHTYQTVQMKALPPITDLDDQSVLRAAPHTQSRRSRRDRGNHSDDELDRRWNPRSEHLQRKTLSRRGRTGSLDELEDFARSYGSRGRRAEPPDRAYEQDYSPPRRFYRDEDDGWGRRSPSPLPQKRRDTWDSDRPCRPPQSKGYDDAFLRSVLDSKARGRGGDSGTCRMDEDSDTPSKGSSRGKGSDSYYSRSPSNRPEEEDPLPPYSEAERYRRADPTTDRYRTVELPRSERYRTTEPAMRPFCYTRPHQGTSHTLQGGREERDRSRNLSTALSRGSLIV; from the exons ATGAACTTTTACCGGCTTGCTATTTTACTGGGAGCATCAG tgtgtgtgtgcgatggTGTGCATGTCACAGTGCGGGAGAAGCGGCGGTTTGCGATGCTCTTCCAGTCCGTGGTCCTCCCGTGTCAGTACCAAACAGCCTCCACTCAGACCCCGGTGGTCCAGTGGTGGTACAAGTCCTACTGTCGAGACCGCACACGAGAGTCCTTCACCCTGTCCGAGAGTCTGGGCGTCAAGTCCTCCGAGCTGGGAGCCACGTCCCACCTGGAGTGCTCCGACAGCGGCCGCACAGTTCGAGTTGTGGCCTCGGTGCAGGGAGCCTCTATGACGCTGGCTGAGCACTACAAAGGAAGAGACATCGCCATTGTTAACA AAGCAGATCTACGTATTGGGGAGCTGCAGTGGGGCGACAGTGGAGTGTACTTCTGTAAAGTCGTCATTGCCAATGATCTGGAGGGGAAGAATGAAGCCCAGCTGGAGTTACTGGTGCTCG AGTGGGCGTTTGTGGGATCTGTAGTCCTGGGCAGTGTCTTGTTCCTGTTATTGATGGGGATCTGCTGGTGCCAGTGTTGTCCTCACTCCTGCTGCTGCTATGTccgttgctgctgctgtcctgACACCTGCTGCTGTCCACGACACC TGTACGAGGCAGGGAAGATGGCAAAGAGTGGACCGCCTGCTCAGGTTGTGTATCCCTACTACATTCCTGGTGTTCCTGCTGGTATTCCTCTTGTCCCTTCATCCCATGTGGAGCCAAATATCGCCTCTATCCCCTCAGTGGAGAATAACCTGGCAGGAG CACGCAGTGGTTATCGACTGAAAGCCAGTACAGACCAGGACTCAATGAAAGTTCTGTACTTCATAGAGAAGGAGCTGGGTCAGTTTCCCTCTTCCAAGATGGCTGCACTTAAAC CCAGTAGCCTCTCAGAGCTGAGCTCTCTTCATGATGGAGGAAACACAGACTTCAGACACACCTATCAGACGGTGCAGATGAAGGCACTCCCGCCCATCACAGACCTAGATGACCAGTCAGTGCTGAGAGCAGCTCCACATACACAGAGTCGAAGGTCCAGACGGGACAGAGGCAACCACTCAGATGACGAGCTCGACAGAAG GTGGAACCCGCGCTCAGAGCACCTGCAGAGGAAGACGTTGAGCAGAAGAGGGCGCACCGGCTCCCTGGACGAGCTAGAGGATTTCGCCCGGTCTTACGGCTCCCGGGGTCGTCGTGCTGAGCCTCCAGACCGGGCCTACGAGCAGGATTACAGCCCTCCCAGGCGTTTCTACAGAGATGAAGATGATGGCTGGGGCCGTCGCAGCCCCTCACCTTTACCACAGAAGAGAAGGGATACATGGGACAGTGATCGTCCCTGTCGACCACCCCAAAGCAAAGGATACGACGACGCCTTCCTCAGGAGTGTGTTGGACAGCAAGGCCAGGGGGCGGGGAGGGGACAGTGGTACCTGTAGAATGGACGAGGACAGTGACACTCCCTCTAAAGGCAGCTCCAGAGGAAAGGGCAGCGATAGTTACTACAGCCGGTCGCCTAGCAACCGTCCAGAAGAGGAGGACCCTTTGCCTCCGTACTCTGAGGCGGAGCGGTACCGCAGGGCTGACCCAACCACCGACCGGTACCGCACTGTAGAGCTTCCCAGATCAGAGCGTTACAGGACCACTGAACCAGCCATGAGGCCTTTCTGTTACACCCGCCCCCACCAGGGAACATCCCATACACTACAGGGGGGccgagaggagagagacaggagcCGAAACCTG AGCACTGCACTGAGCAGAGGCTCTCTCATAGTGTGA